In the Juglans microcarpa x Juglans regia isolate MS1-56 chromosome 6D, Jm3101_v1.0, whole genome shotgun sequence genome, one interval contains:
- the LOC121235691 gene encoding mitogen-activated protein kinase kinase 10-like, with the protein MKLVRERRHRHALRLSLPPPNSAAEFRRQTHDFPTFLPSPSCWPDSSGIKNLFDLEKMAVLGHGSSGTVYKVFNKKIKSIFALKVLQVDQNVVSIHRQTAREAEILKRVDSEYIVRCHGVFDNGFTETNGGGGGLCFVMEYMEGGSLQDVLRAHWRLPEHVISGVSRRVLEGLHYLHGMQIVHRDIKPSNLLLNDMGEVKIADFGVSHVVAGTRETLDSNMGTFAYMSPERFDPERWGGDINADGFAGDVWSLGVVVLECYVGHFPLISAKQQLDWASLMCAICFEERPEMPETASPEFRSFVQRCLEKDWRNRGTVTELLGHPFVKKRT; encoded by the coding sequence ATGAAattagtgagagagagaaggcatcgacaTGCATTAAGGCTATCCTTACCACCACCAAATTCAGCAGCTGAGTTCCGACGCCAGACTCATGACTTTCCGACGTTCTTGCCAAGCCCTTCATGTTGGCCTGACTCCTCGGGCATAAAAAACCTATTTGATCTTGAGAAAATGGCCGTTCTTGGACATGGCAGTAGTGGCACGGTCTATAAAgtttttaacaagaaaatcaaaTCGATTTTTGCGTTGAAAGTGCTTCAGGTCGACCAAAATGTTGTTAGCATTCACCGACAAACTGCACGCGAGGCCGAGATCCTCAAACGAGTTGACTCTGAATATATAGTAAGGTGTCATGGAGTTTTTGATAATGGTTTCACAGAAACtaatggtggtggaggtggtcTTTGCTTTGTCATGGAGTACATGGAAGGAGGCTCGCTACAAGATGTGTTGCGAGCACATTGGAGACTACCGGAGCATGTAATCTCCGGCGTGTCCAGGCGTGTCCTGGAAGGATTGCACTATTTGCATGGCATGCAGATAGTGCATAGGGACATAAAGCCATCAAATCTACTTTTGAATGATATGGGAGAGGTAAAGATAGCAGACTTTGGGGTTAGCCATGTCGTGGCGGGGACGCGAGAGACATTGGACTCAAACATGGGGACATTCGCATACATGAGTCCAGAAAGATTTGACCCAGAGAGGTGGGGTGGTGATATTAATGCAGACGGGTTTGCCGGGGACGTGTGGTCACTTGGGGTGGTGGTGCTGGAATGCTATGTTGGTCATTTTCCATTAATTTCTGCGAAGCAACAACTAGATTGGGCATCATTAATGTGTGCAATTTGCTTCGAGGAGAGGCCGGAGATGCCCGAGACGGCCTCACCAGAGTTTCGAAGCTTTGTTCAGAGGTGTCTAGAGAAGGACTGGAGGAACAGAGGAACAGTGACTGAGCTTCTTGGCCATCCTTTTGTGAAGAAACGTACTTGA